In Streptococcus uberis, a single window of DNA contains:
- a CDS encoding glycosyltransferase family 2 protein, giving the protein MKERISVIITSLGNKKFLQRSINSVRSQTLVPWEIIVVIDGSNAEVVDWLENLNVSNLIVFETVSKRGGAGARNFGVSKSTGDWIAFLDDDDEWFPQKIEKQLSSIINLGKNNFCFTKTLVINGGKKYYLPRKKWENSLKIDEYLFKPKFGRTAGFIQTSSFFGPRNLFIEIPFTERLPKHQDWDWVLKARILGKINFIYLAEPLVIYHQDSVNSVGKVNNWKASFNWIKSWEDYIEKSSLNNFLISVPMSNVCFDPSLPLSTKRKIIKELKQFKFTLNSKYILILLKLYIFNIFYKKNKTYYLGKKQ; this is encoded by the coding sequence GTGAAAGAAAGGATTTCAGTAATAATAACTAGTTTAGGTAATAAAAAGTTTTTACAAAGATCAATCAATTCTGTCAGAAGCCAAACATTGGTACCTTGGGAGATAATTGTCGTAATCGATGGTAGTAATGCAGAAGTTGTAGACTGGTTAGAAAATTTGAACGTATCTAATTTAATAGTATTTGAGACAGTATCAAAAAGAGGGGGAGCGGGTGCTAGAAATTTTGGTGTTAGTAAATCTACCGGTGATTGGATTGCTTTTTTAGATGATGATGATGAATGGTTCCCTCAGAAAATTGAGAAACAACTTTCTTCAATAATTAATCTAGGTAAGAATAATTTTTGTTTTACAAAGACTTTAGTGATAAATGGTGGGAAAAAGTACTATCTTCCTAGAAAAAAATGGGAAAATAGTTTAAAGATTGATGAATATCTTTTTAAACCGAAATTCGGAAGAACGGCTGGTTTTATACAAACTTCATCATTTTTTGGACCGAGAAATTTATTTATCGAAATTCCATTTACAGAAAGATTACCTAAACATCAAGATTGGGATTGGGTATTAAAAGCTAGGATTCTAGGAAAAATAAATTTCATTTATTTAGCTGAGCCTCTTGTGATATATCATCAGGACAGCGTAAATAGTGTTGGAAAGGTAAACAATTGGAAGGCTTCTTTTAATTGGATTAAGTCATGGGAAGATTATATTGAGAAATCTTCACTAAATAATTTTCTTATTTCAGTCCCAATGTCAAATGTTTGTTTTGATCCCAGTCTACCACTTTCAACTAAAAGAAAAATAATTAAAGAATTGAAACAATTCAAATTTACTTTGAATAGTAAATATATATTAATTCTATTAAAATTATATATATTCAACATTTTTTATAAAAAAAATAAAACATATTATTTAGGAAAAAAACAATGA
- a CDS encoding beta-1,6-N-acetylglucosaminyltransferase encodes MDVYDKQVFLFLVHELTPNLIDLIDLIDSPFFDIYIHVDKKSNLCEFQKQFSNLEYSKIFFISEDDRELVRWGDYSIVKAELKLLKEAKKNNYSFYHLVSGADFILKKPEKIYNFFNEHKNNEFVHFWSIEKENKKIFKERYELYHPLYPPKKTVILKTIYHIKRRFFVATQRLLNVNRLKNKDFELKMGSQWFSITNDFANYVLLKEKWIDEVYSKTLIPDESFMQTLLFNSEVFRKRLYDDNFNDNYKSIKRVIKFVNGVPVIWTASDYKYLIEKDAFMARKFDSVISRKLINMIKQKLNED; translated from the coding sequence ATGGATGTGTATGATAAGCAGGTATTTCTTTTCTTGGTACATGAATTAACTCCTAACTTAATTGACTTAATTGACTTAATAGATAGTCCTTTTTTTGACATCTATATACATGTAGATAAGAAATCTAATCTCTGTGAATTTCAAAAACAATTTTCAAATTTAGAGTATTCAAAAATCTTTTTTATTTCTGAAGATGATAGAGAACTCGTTAGATGGGGTGATTATTCAATTGTTAAAGCTGAACTAAAATTATTAAAAGAAGCAAAAAAAAATAATTACTCATTTTATCATTTAGTTTCAGGTGCTGATTTCATTCTTAAAAAACCAGAAAAAATATATAATTTTTTTAATGAACATAAAAATAATGAGTTTGTTCATTTTTGGTCAATAGAAAAGGAAAATAAAAAAATTTTTAAAGAGAGATATGAGTTGTATCATCCATTATATCCCCCAAAAAAGACAGTCATATTAAAAACAATCTATCATATAAAAAGACGCTTTTTTGTTGCAACTCAAAGACTTTTAAATGTTAATAGATTAAAAAATAAGGATTTTGAATTAAAAATGGGTTCTCAATGGTTTAGTATAACCAATGATTTTGCAAATTATGTTCTTTTAAAAGAAAAATGGATTGATGAAGTTTATTCAAAAACTTTGATACCTGATGAAAGTTTTATGCAAACTTTACTATTTAATAGTGAAGTTTTTCGTAAACGTTTATATGATGATAATTTCAACGATAATTATAAATCAATAAAACGAGTTATTAAGTTTGTTAATGGTGTTCCAGTCATATGGACTGCTTCAGATTATAAATATTTGATTGAAAAAGATGCTTTTATGGCAAGAAAGTTTGATAGTGTTATTTCGAGAAAGCTCATTAATATGATAAAACAGAAATTAAATGAGGATTAA
- a CDS encoding GNAT family N-acetyltransferase, protein MVEIRNATQNDISEICNFHKRIFSDYYLSHLGYDVLYSYYNHFIMNPGSITYIAINDNKVIGIALTVKDFENTISKFYKSAKSLIIKGLIKGLFRLDKVILKNTFSRISKALFLKEDPVTNPKGYTLLSLAVDSSFQGKNISQKLIENTEQDLSMLNQSNYYLSVLPGNLRAINFYKKIGFVVTRTTKNKTLMEKIFNRIESYE, encoded by the coding sequence ATGGTAGAAATTAGAAATGCAACACAAAATGACATCTCTGAAATATGTAATTTCCACAAACGAATTTTTTCAGACTATTATTTATCTCATTTAGGATACGATGTATTATATTCATATTATAATCACTTTATTATGAATCCTGGATCAATTACATATATCGCAATTAATGATAATAAAGTTATAGGAATTGCCTTAACAGTGAAAGATTTTGAAAATACGATTTCAAAATTTTATAAATCAGCGAAAAGTTTAATAATTAAAGGCCTTATAAAAGGCTTATTTAGACTAGATAAAGTAATTCTAAAAAATACATTTTCAAGAATAAGTAAAGCACTTTTTCTTAAAGAAGATCCTGTTACTAATCCCAAAGGATATACCTTATTGTCACTTGCAGTAGATAGTTCATTTCAAGGGAAAAATATTTCTCAAAAACTCATTGAAAATACTGAACAAGATTTGAGTATGTTAAACCAAAGTAATTATTATCTTTCTGTTTTACCTGGTAATCTTAGGGCAATAAATTTTTATAAAAAAATTGGTTTTGTTGTCACTCGTACTACAAAAAATAAAACTTTAATGGAAAAAATTTTTAATAGAATTGAGAGTTATGAATAA
- a CDS encoding glycosyltransferase, which translates to METGEFSVLMSLYWKESPNNLIECFESLMCQTIKPNEWIIVEDGPLTKELYEILSQYEKKFPQLIKRVKLEKNVGLGLALREGILHCNNELVARMDTDDIADDRRFEKQINFFRLHPDVELLGGYISEFNIDPKISIGIRKVPISNSEIVKYQKFRDSFNHMTVMYKKSSIIKAGNYGNWPLMEDTMLWVNFFLKGGIAANIPEVLVYARADENLYKRRGGFDYFKKIVNARNEIYKTGFVNLFEHITIIIIQFFVTLMPNKLREIVFKNLLRRKK; encoded by the coding sequence ATGGAAACTGGTGAATTTTCAGTTTTGATGTCATTATATTGGAAGGAGTCTCCAAATAATTTAATTGAGTGTTTTGAAAGTCTCATGTGTCAAACAATAAAACCAAATGAATGGATAATTGTTGAAGATGGTCCATTGACTAAAGAATTGTATGAAATTCTTTCTCAATATGAAAAAAAATTTCCACAATTAATTAAACGAGTTAAATTAGAAAAGAATGTTGGGTTGGGTCTTGCATTACGAGAAGGTATTCTCCATTGTAATAATGAGCTAGTTGCTCGAATGGATACGGATGACATTGCTGATGATAGAAGATTTGAAAAGCAAATTAATTTTTTTAGATTGCATCCTGATGTAGAACTATTAGGAGGTTATATTTCTGAATTTAATATTGATCCTAAAATATCAATTGGAATTAGAAAAGTTCCTATAAGTAACTCTGAAATTGTCAAATATCAAAAATTTAGAGATAGTTTTAATCATATGACTGTAATGTATAAAAAGAGTTCAATTATTAAAGCTGGAAATTATGGTAATTGGCCTTTAATGGAAGATACAATGTTATGGGTGAACTTTTTTCTTAAAGGTGGTATTGCAGCCAATATTCCTGAAGTTTTAGTTTATGCCAGAGCTGATGAGAATTTATATAAAAGGAGAGGCGGATTTGACTATTTCAAGAAAATTGTAAATGCTAGAAATGAAATATATAAAACTGGCTTTGTAAATTTATTTGAGCATATCACAATTATTATTATCCAATTCTTTGTTACATTAATGCCAAATAAGTTAAGAGAAATAGTTTTTAAAAATTTATTGAGGAGAAAAAAATAA
- a CDS encoding DegT/DnrJ/EryC1/StrS family aminotransferase, protein MKTINIPFSPPDITESEISAVTEALRSGWITTGPKTKLLEKNIAEYLGTKKVVCLNSATAGLELVLRILGIGEGDEVIVPAMTYTASCSVIEHVGATPVIIDIQEDSFQFDYDLLRKAITSKTKVIIPVDLAGIPCNYDKLYEIVEKEAFKFVPNSKIQELIGRVTILSDSAHAFGAKYKNNMIGQVSDFSVFSFHAVKNFTTAEGGAVTWSNKLPLNSDDLYKQFQIYSLHGQTKDALEKTKIGSWEYDILVPGYKCNMTDIMASIGLVQLDRYEGLLNRRSEIVEMYNNGFKGTNVKPLVHLPSDESYKSSMHLYIVHLEGLNRAQRDSIIQKMAEAGIACNVHYKPLPMLTAYKNMGFEVNDFPNALKYFNNTMTLPLHTKLSDEEVNYIIESLKLVLEEFTTE, encoded by the coding sequence ATGAAAACTATCAATATTCCTTTTTCTCCCCCTGATATTACCGAATCAGAAATATCTGCAGTTACAGAAGCATTACGTTCTGGTTGGATTACAACAGGCCCAAAAACTAAGTTGTTAGAAAAAAACATTGCAGAATATCTTGGGACAAAAAAAGTTGTTTGTCTAAATTCTGCAACAGCAGGGTTGGAATTAGTCTTAAGAATCCTTGGTATAGGAGAAGGTGATGAGGTTATCGTCCCAGCTATGACATATACAGCTTCTTGTAGCGTTATAGAACATGTTGGAGCAACTCCAGTGATTATCGATATCCAAGAGGATTCATTCCAATTTGATTATGACTTATTAAGAAAAGCTATTACAAGTAAAACAAAAGTTATTATACCAGTAGATTTGGCAGGTATACCATGTAATTATGACAAGTTATATGAAATAGTTGAAAAAGAAGCCTTTAAATTTGTTCCTAATTCCAAAATTCAAGAGTTAATTGGAAGGGTTACAATACTTTCTGATAGTGCTCATGCTTTTGGAGCAAAATATAAAAACAATATGATTGGACAGGTCTCTGATTTTTCTGTCTTTTCTTTTCATGCTGTAAAAAATTTCACAACAGCTGAAGGTGGGGCAGTAACTTGGAGTAATAAATTACCATTGAATAGTGATGACTTATATAAACAATTTCAAATATATTCTTTACATGGACAAACAAAAGATGCATTAGAAAAAACAAAAATTGGATCTTGGGAGTATGATATTTTAGTACCTGGTTATAAATGTAATATGACAGATATTATGGCTTCAATTGGGTTAGTTCAATTAGATCGTTACGAGGGTCTATTGAACAGAAGAAGTGAAATTGTTGAAATGTATAATAATGGATTCAAAGGCACAAATGTTAAACCGTTAGTTCATTTACCATCAGATGAATCGTATAAATCATCAATGCATCTTTATATAGTACATTTGGAAGGATTAAATAGAGCTCAACGTGATTCAATAATTCAAAAAATGGCTGAAGCTGGTATTGCTTGTAATGTTCATTACAAACCTCTTCCGATGTTAACAGCCTATAAGAATATGGGATTTGAAGTTAATGATTTTCCAAACGCATTAAAATACTTCAATAATACTATGACTTTACCATTACATACTAAACTGAGTGATGAAGAAGTTAACTACATTATTGAATCTTTGAAATTAGTACTTGAAGAATTTACAACGGAATAG
- a CDS encoding sugar transferase encodes MNSDYFNCKEVQKAEFYLNKRKNDLLLKLIFDKVIALFMLILLSPIFIIIGILIKLEDKGPVFYRQERVTKNGKIFKIYKFRTMVLNADKIGSLVTTENDSRITKIGSVIRKYRLDEIPQLLNIIEGDMSFVGARPEVLKYVQNYTDEMKVSLLLPAGVTSRSSIEFKDEEILIKKYTENGLTVDQAYIEKILPIKMQRNIEYVYNFNFFDDLTIMVSTVINVMK; translated from the coding sequence ATGAACAGTGATTATTTCAATTGTAAAGAAGTACAAAAAGCAGAATTTTACTTAAATAAAAGAAAAAATGATTTATTATTGAAATTGATTTTTGATAAAGTTATTGCATTGTTCATGCTTATTTTGCTTAGTCCAATATTTATTATCATAGGTATTTTGATAAAATTAGAGGATAAGGGACCCGTTTTTTACCGACAGGAGCGGGTAACAAAGAATGGTAAAATTTTTAAAATCTATAAATTTAGAACAATGGTTTTAAATGCAGATAAAATTGGTTCACTTGTTACAACCGAGAATGATTCGAGGATTACAAAGATTGGCTCTGTAATAAGAAAATATAGATTAGATGAAATTCCTCAATTGTTAAATATTATAGAGGGAGACATGAGTTTTGTTGGAGCAAGACCTGAAGTTTTGAAATATGTCCAAAACTATACAGATGAAATGAAAGTTTCATTATTATTACCTGCAGGTGTTACTTCTCGTTCAAGTATAGAATTTAAGGATGAGGAAATCCTTATTAAGAAGTATACAGAAAATGGGTTGACCGTAGATCAAGCTTATATTGAAAAGATTTTACCCATAAAAATGCAACGAAATATTGAATATGTTTATAACTTTAATTTTTTTGATGATTTAACAATTATGGTTTCAACGGTTATTAATGTAATGAAATAA
- a CDS encoding polysaccharide biosynthesis protein: protein MKRSQKRVVLYFIDLFMISISHVFAYQFLLAYSNRLSVSEFYVSLFVMLFVYTLFGIRFRIFSIINRFTDYKIIFAIIMSLLFAAVAAYGTSLFYFDSFSRRFIFLTYLFSTFLVVLPRMSWRMWHDLNPRYRQKKEKQRKKVLVVGAGEGGSAFIQTIINKSKDVDIIGIVDSDINKFGTYLHGIKVLGNKHSIPRIVADYEVDQVTIAIPSLSGEEREAILDICQQANVPVNNMPSIENIVLGNVSLNKYKEIDIADLLGRKEVILDQSSLLDYFRDKTVMVTGAGGSIGSEICRQVSKFAPKRLLLLGHGENSIYLINRELSSKYRDSIQIVPIIADIQDRDLMFKLMREYKPDVVYHAAAHKHVPLMEYNPREAVKNNIFGTKNVAEAAKAAGIPKFVMVSTDKAVNPPNVMGATKRFAEMIVTGLNEPGKTQFAAVRFGNVLGSRGSVVPLFKEQIKKGGPITVTDFRMTRYFMTIPEASRLVIQAGYLAKGGEVFVLDMGEPVRILDLAKKIIKLSGHTEEDIQIVESGIRPGEKLYEELLSTSERVQEQIHDKIFVGRVTSKPLEEVEEIINHLDQLSETELKETLIQNAKQE from the coding sequence TTCCGCATCTTTTCAATCATCAATCGTTTCACAGACTATAAAATTATTTTTGCAATTATCATGAGTCTTTTATTCGCAGCTGTTGCTGCCTATGGGACTTCGCTCTTTTACTTTGATAGTTTCAGTCGTCGTTTTATTTTCTTAACCTATCTTTTTAGTACTTTCTTGGTTGTTTTACCGCGGATGTCATGGCGCATGTGGCATGATTTAAACCCACGTTACCGTCAGAAAAAAGAAAAACAACGTAAAAAAGTCTTGGTAGTAGGAGCTGGCGAAGGTGGTAGCGCCTTTATTCAGACTATCATCAACAAGTCAAAAGATGTTGACATTATCGGTATCGTTGATTCTGATATTAACAAATTTGGGACCTACTTACATGGCATTAAAGTCTTAGGAAACAAACATTCCATTCCACGAATTGTAGCTGATTATGAAGTGGACCAGGTAACCATTGCCATTCCTAGCTTATCAGGTGAAGAGCGTGAAGCCATTTTGGATATCTGTCAACAGGCCAATGTTCCTGTAAACAATATGCCAAGTATTGAAAACATTGTTCTCGGTAATGTCTCATTAAATAAATATAAAGAAATTGATATTGCGGATTTATTAGGACGAAAAGAAGTTATTTTAGATCAATCGTCTTTATTAGACTATTTTAGAGATAAAACCGTTATGGTGACTGGAGCAGGTGGTTCTATTGGTTCTGAAATCTGCCGTCAGGTTTCTAAGTTTGCACCAAAACGTCTCTTACTTTTAGGTCACGGTGAAAATTCCATCTATCTGATAAATCGTGAATTATCATCAAAATACCGTGACTCGATTCAGATTGTCCCCATTATTGCGGATATTCAGGACAGGGATTTAATGTTCAAACTGATGCGTGAGTACAAACCCGATGTGGTTTACCATGCAGCAGCACACAAACATGTTCCTTTAATGGAATACAACCCTCGTGAAGCTGTTAAAAATAATATTTTTGGGACTAAAAATGTGGCAGAAGCTGCCAAAGCCGCAGGCATCCCTAAGTTTGTCATGGTATCGACGGACAAGGCTGTTAACCCACCAAATGTTATGGGGGCAACTAAACGCTTCGCTGAAATGATTGTAACTGGTTTGAATGAACCTGGTAAGACACAGTTTGCAGCTGTGCGATTCGGCAACGTCTTAGGAAGTCGTGGTAGTGTGGTACCTTTATTTAAAGAACAAATCAAAAAGGGCGGACCTATTACGGTCACTGACTTTAGGATGACCCGTTACTTTATGACCATTCCAGAAGCTAGCCGTCTGGTTATCCAAGCAGGTTATCTTGCTAAGGGTGGTGAGGTCTTTGTCCTTGATATGGGCGAGCCAGTTCGCATTTTAGACCTAGCTAAAAAAATCATCAAACTAAGTGGTCACACGGAAGAAGACATTCAAATTGTGGAATCAGGGATTAGACCTGGTGAAAAACTCTACGAAGAACTGTTATCTACCAGTGAGCGCGTACAAGAGCAAATTCATGATAAGATTTTTGTCGGTAGAGTAACATCGAAACCGCTTGAAGAAGTCGAAGAAATCATCAATCATTTAGACCAATTATCTGAAACCGAACTAAAAGAAACCTTAATTCAAAACGCCAAACAGGAGTAA